Genomic DNA from Bacterioplanes sanyensis:
GGAGGCTACTGCACATGCGTGATAAGCGTTTAGTGGCTCGCCAATTCAGTCGCGCCGCCAACAGCTATGACTCCGCTGCCGAAGTGCAACGCTACGCTCTCGAACAGTTGTTAGATTTAATTCCAACTCAGGCCCGTGGCCATTGGTTGGATATTGGTTGTGGCACCGGTAGCGCCGTTCCACTGTTGCTGCACAGAGGCGCAGAGCACGTCACCGGCGTTGATATGGCCAGCGGCATGCTCGATTACGCGCGCCAACATCACAGCCAAATGGCCGCAGATTGGCTATTAGCCGATGCCGACCAAGTCCCCCTCGCCACTCACAGTGCCAGCGGGATTCTTTCCAGCCTGATGCTGCAGTGGAGCGAGGACCCAACAGCAACGCTGCGGGAATGGTATCGATTGTTGGTTCCTGGCGGCTATTTGGCCGTTGCAACCCTGTTGCCTGGCACACACGAAGAAATTCGCAGCGCCTGGCAAGCCATCAACCAACGGCCGCACGTGAACCGCTTTTGCCCGCAGCAAACGCTGCGCGAGGCACTGAGCGAGGCTGGTTTTACGCTGCAAACAGAGCATCAGCAGCAATACCAACAATGTTTTCAAGACGTCACCACGCTGCTGCGCAGCTTAAAAGCCATCGGCGCCACCAACGTCAATCCGGGGCGAGCCAGCGGTTTGGGCGGTCGTCAGGCGCTGCGCCAGCTAGAGCAGCACTACCCCAGCAATTCACTTGGGCAATACCCGCTGAGCTATCACATTTATTGGTGGTTGGCCCGTAAGGAGAAATAATCTATGGCGCGTTTTTTTGTCACCGGCACCGACACCGATGCAGGCAAAACCCTGATCTCCGCAGCTTTGTTGTTCAAAGCGCGCCAGCAGGGGCTCAGCACCTTCGGTCTGAAGCCGGTCGCCGCGGGTTGTGAGCGTCACCAGGGCCAGTGGTGTAATGACGACGCCAAACTGCTGCGTTACTACAGCAGCCAGCAGCATGCTTATCATGTGCACAACCCCATCGCCTTGCCTGCTGCCATTGCGCCGCACATTGCCGCAGCGCAGCAACAACAAACGCTGAGCGTCAGCCAGTTACTGAGTGTTTGTCAGCCATCGTTGGCCGTGGAAGCCGATTTTCATCTGACCGAAGGCGCAGGTGGCTGGCTGGTGCCGCTGAACGATGGTACCCAAGGCACAATCGAGACACTGGCCGATTTTGCCATTCGTTTGGACGTGCCGGTTGTTTTGGTGGTCGGGCTCAAACTGGGCGCCATTAACCATGCCTTGTTAACCGCACAGATGCTGATGGCGCATCAACGCTCGGTGGTCGGCTGGGTGGCCAACGCCATTCAGCCCGACATGCAGGTACAAACAGAGAACATTCAGTTTTTACGCCGCTGGTTTGCACAGAACAATATCCCCTGCTTGGGTGAAGTGCCCCACTGCGCCGGTATCGATGCTTACGACGAGCAGCAACTGGCCAAGGTCGCCGAGGCACTGAGTCTGCCCGCTGATCGATAGCTTTCTACGGTTTAACCACAGGCGGACAAAGCTCACTTTGCTATGCTGATATCAGGATTGGCATATGAGTCAGGACGTCATGGTCGCACCGCAAGACACCACCACCAACGCGCCGCTGGTATCGAGGTTGCAGCAGTTTGTTCCTTTTGATGAGCTGTCGTCCGACGCCGTCAGTGAGCTACTGCCGCATTTTCGTATCCAGCAGTTGCCCGCCAAAAAGATGCT
This window encodes:
- the bioC gene encoding malonyl-ACP O-methyltransferase BioC, translated to MRDKRLVARQFSRAANSYDSAAEVQRYALEQLLDLIPTQARGHWLDIGCGTGSAVPLLLHRGAEHVTGVDMASGMLDYARQHHSQMAADWLLADADQVPLATHSASGILSSLMLQWSEDPTATLREWYRLLVPGGYLAVATLLPGTHEEIRSAWQAINQRPHVNRFCPQQTLREALSEAGFTLQTEHQQQYQQCFQDVTTLLRSLKAIGATNVNPGRASGLGGRQALRQLEQHYPSNSLGQYPLSYHIYWWLARKEK
- the bioD gene encoding dethiobiotin synthase translates to MARFFVTGTDTDAGKTLISAALLFKARQQGLSTFGLKPVAAGCERHQGQWCNDDAKLLRYYSSQQHAYHVHNPIALPAAIAPHIAAAQQQQTLSVSQLLSVCQPSLAVEADFHLTEGAGGWLVPLNDGTQGTIETLADFAIRLDVPVVLVVGLKLGAINHALLTAQMLMAHQRSVVGWVANAIQPDMQVQTENIQFLRRWFAQNNIPCLGEVPHCAGIDAYDEQQLAKVAEALSLPADR